A single Phragmites australis chromosome 4, lpPhrAust1.1, whole genome shotgun sequence DNA region contains:
- the LOC133916820 gene encoding proline-rich receptor-like protein kinase PERK2 gives MVMDKSNLPPPPPPPSSSLKSLNKSSYKISKQSSTALASSASSMRAPSPPQPQPQPPPPRPSLPPPPPPPSSVPTDHPPPQPPVYNIDKSDFRDVVQKLTGSPSHLLPPQPPAGSAMAPPPPRPPPIMAPPPPPTAIPSRLHRIRPPPLAPPRPAPILPLAPPALSPLPPLPAVCMTAESPISAYMRRLRGMPSPIHVPTSPLGFGCLPSPRTPPSPGVPMPATSPRVRDA, from the coding sequence ATGGTCATGGACAAGTCTAAcctccctccgccgccaccgcctccctcctcctccctcaaGTCCCTCAACAAGTCGTCCTACAAGATCTCCAAGCAGTCCTCCACCGCCCTCGCCTCTTCAGCTTCCTCCATGAGAGCGCCTTCCCCGCCGCAGCCACAGCCACAGCCTCCGCCTCCACGCCCATCTCttccccctccgccgccaccgccttccTCCGTCCCCACCGACCACCCGCCTCCCCAGCCCCCAGTCTACAACATCGACAAGTCTGACTTCCGCGACGTCGTGCAGAAGCTCACCGGCTCCCCGTCCCACCTCCTCCCGCCACAGCCCCCGGCCGGTTCCGCCATGGCCCCACCTCCCCCGCGGCCGCCTCCCATCATGgcgcctccaccaccgccgaCGGCGATACCTTCCCGCCTCCACCGCatccggccgccgccgctggccccGCCGCGCCCGGCGCCCATCCTGCCGCTGGCCCCGCCGGCGCTCTCCCCCCTCCCGCCGCTCCCGGCGGTCTGCATGACCGCCGAGTCGCCCATCTCCGCCTACATGCGCCGCCTCCGCGGGATGCCCTCGCCGATCCACGTGCCGACGTCGCCGCTCGGGTTCGGGTGCCTGCCCTCGCCACggacgccgccgtcgcccgGCGTGCCGATGCCGGCCACCAGCCCCCGCGTACGCGATGCGTGA